CGCCCGACCACTTCCTGGAGTGACCTCCCGGTCCGGCGGCGGCGGTCGGGACCCGCGAGCCCCTACGGTGTCCCCATGAGCCCTCGCCGGTGGGTGGTCGCCCTCGAACGCGCCTGGGACTCCACCCGCCTGCGGCGTGACCGCTCGAGCCCGCCGACGCACTTCCGGATCGAGCCCTACATCGGCCACGGCGGCCCCGACGGCGTGGTCGTGCGGGGCCGCGTCCTGGACAACCCGCCCGGCGCCGACGCGGTGGACGGCGAGGGCGTGGGTGCCGCCGTGCGCCGCACGCTCCAGCACTTCGCGACCCGCGAGCTGCCGGGCGTGCCGCTGCGGGTCACGGTGGCGGGCGCCGTGGCGGAGACCGTCACCGACGAGGAGGGCTACTTCCGGGTGCGGCTGGAGCCACCGCCGGGCGCCCTGACGAGCCCGTGGACGCCGGGCACGGTCGAGCTCGTCGGCGACTACCGGGGGACCACCGCGCCCGCGGCCGTCGTGCAGGTGAGGGTCCCGTCCGCCGAGGCACGCTTCGGCATCCTCTCCGACGTCGACGACACGATCCTGGAGACCGGCGTGCAGCGGGCGCTGCGCATGGTGCTGCGGACGCTGACCGGCTCGTCGCTGACCCGGACGCCGTTCCCCGGGGCGGTGGAGCTCTACCGGGACCTGGAGGCGGGCGTGAACCCGGTCTTCTACGTCTCGTCGAGCCCGTGGAACCTGCACGCCTTCCTGCTCGCCTTCCTCCGGCACCGCGGCTTCCCGCTGGGACCGGTGCTCCTGCGCGACCTCCTCGGGACCTGGGCGGGCCGCGAGCACAAGGACGACCGGATCCGGGAGGTGCTCGACCTCCACCCGCAGCTGTCCTTCGTCCTGCTCGGCGACTCGGGCGAGCACGACCCGCAGATCTACGCCGAGACCGTGCGGGCCTACCCGGGCCGCATCCTCGCCGTCTACATCCGCGAGGTGCGCCTCGACCCCGGCGACGGCCGTGTCGAGATGGTCTCGGGCAGCTGGGGCTCGGAGGTGCCGTTCGTGCTCGCCGCCGACACCGACGCCGTACGCCGGCACGCGACGGGGCTCGGCCTGCTCTGACCGGCTGCGGGCGAGGGGCCGAGGACCGCTCAGCGGCCGTCGTCGGGCACGACGAACCCGGACTCGTAGGCCCGGATGACCGCCTGCGTGCGGTCACGGACGCCCAGCTTGGCCAGCACGGCGGCGACGTGGGTCTTCACCGTCTCCAGGCCGAGGTGCAGCTCGACGGCGATCTCCGGGTTCGACAGGCCACGCGCCACCGCGCGGAGCACCTCGCCCTCCCTCGTCGAGAGCCTGGCCATGTCGGGGGCGCTCGGGACCGGTTGCCGCGACCGCTGGCGCACCAGGTCGCGCAACCTCGCCGGGAAGAGGAGGGTGTCCGGCTGCGCGGCCAGCCGCACCGCGGTAACGACGTCGTCGGCCGGGGCCCGCTTGAGCAGGTAGCCCCGGGCGCCGGCCAGCAGCGCGTCGTAGACGTGGTCGTCGTTCTCGAACGTCGTCAGCACGACGACCGCGGGCGGCCGGTCGGCCGCCATGATGGTGCGCGTCGCGCTGATGCCGTCGACCCGGGGCATCCGGATGTCCATGAGGACGACCTCGGGCCGCAGGCGGCGCACCTGCGAGACCGCCTCCGCGCCGTCCTCCGCCTCGCCGACGACCTCGATGTCGGACTCCGTGGACAGCGTGACGGAGATGCCGCGGCGGACCAGGGGCTCGTCGTCCACGAGCAGGACCCGCGTCACCGCGCGGCTCCGAGGGGCAGCACGACGTGCAGCCGCCAGCCGTCGTCGACCGGACCGGCGGTCGCGGTGCCGCCGATGGCCGCGGCCCGCTCCCGGATGCCGCGCAGTCCGTGCCCGCGCCGGCCGCCGGCGCGCGACGCGGCCGGCCCGGCGCCGTTGGTCACCTCGAGCGTGACGGCGCGGTCGCCCCGGTCGAGTCGCACGTGGCACGGCCCGGACCCGTGGCGCAGCACGTTGGACAGCGCCTCCTGCGTCACGCGGTAGAGCTCGCGCGAGACCACCTGCGGCAGCTCGACGGCCGGGGACGGCACCTCGAGGGTCACGTCGAGGCCCGCGCGCCGGGCGGCGGCGACGAGGTCGGGGAGGGCGGTGAGGTCCGGGCTCGGGCGCCGCGGCACGTCCTCGACCCGCAGCAGGCCGAGGACGTGGTCGAGCTCGCCGGCCGCCCGACGGGCCGCGCCCTCGATCGCGGCGAGCGCCTCCGCGACGAAGTCCGGGTCGGAGTGCTGGACGCGGGCGGCCGCGGCGGCCTGCACGGTGACCAGGCTCAGGGCGTGCCCGACGCTGTCGTGGATCTCGCGGGCGATCCGGTGGCGCTCACCCAGGTCCACGGCCTCGCGCTCCAGGCGGTCCACGCGCTCGCGCAGCGACGACCCGAGCAGCACCGGAGCCAGGCGTCGCAGGCCGGCCACCAGCAGCGCCGCGACCACCGGGACGCCGAGGATGGCCGGCGCCAGCAGCCACGGGCTCCGCTCGAAGGCCACGACCGGCACCGCCGCCGCCCAGACGGCGAGCGCCGCCCCGGCCAGCGCGTGCGCGCACAGCCAGCCGACACTGCGCCAGCGGTCGTGCCAGTGCGCGGCGGCCTGCGGAGGCCCTCCGTCGAAGGTCACCAGGAGCATCGACTCGGTCGCGACGCCCTCGATGCGGCGTACTGCGGGCACGGCGCCGACGACGACGAGGAGGAGCGCGCCCAGCAGGACCGCCGTGGTGACGATCGCCCATCGCGGCACCCCCTCGGCGTCGACCAGGGGCGAGACGACGAAGCCGGCCAGCAGGGCGAACGCGAGCGCCAGCGCGGCGCCGAGCATCACGAACGCCAGCCCGAGGAACGCGGTGGGCCCCAGCGTGGCGGCAACGGCTCGGCGCGTCAGGCTCACGGTCCCATCGTGTCAGGTCCGCGCGGCCCGCGGTCTCCCTCGCACGGGGGAGCGGGACCCCTCACGAGCGGGGGGCGCCGGCCGCCGCTGCGGCGCGACGGTGGAGGCATGGACACCACCACACCCCTCGCCCACCCAGACCTTCCAGCCCACCCAGCCCACCCGGCCCACTCCACCCACCCACCCGGCCCGTCGGACCCCCGCTCGCTCGGCCGGGCGCGGACCGCGGCCGCCGTCACCTCGGTCCTCGTCGCCGCGA
This genomic stretch from Nocardioides renjunii harbors:
- a CDS encoding App1 family protein; this encodes MSPRRWVVALERAWDSTRLRRDRSSPPTHFRIEPYIGHGGPDGVVVRGRVLDNPPGADAVDGEGVGAAVRRTLQHFATRELPGVPLRVTVAGAVAETVTDEEGYFRVRLEPPPGALTSPWTPGTVELVGDYRGTTAPAAVVQVRVPSAEARFGILSDVDDTILETGVQRALRMVLRTLTGSSLTRTPFPGAVELYRDLEAGVNPVFYVSSSPWNLHAFLLAFLRHRGFPLGPVLLRDLLGTWAGREHKDDRIREVLDLHPQLSFVLLGDSGEHDPQIYAETVRAYPGRILAVYIREVRLDPGDGRVEMVSGSWGSEVPFVLAADTDAVRRHATGLGLL
- a CDS encoding response regulator transcription factor, giving the protein MTRVLLVDDEPLVRRGISVTLSTESDIEVVGEAEDGAEAVSQVRRLRPEVVLMDIRMPRVDGISATRTIMAADRPPAVVVLTTFENDDHVYDALLAGARGYLLKRAPADDVVTAVRLAAQPDTLLFPARLRDLVRQRSRQPVPSAPDMARLSTREGEVLRAVARGLSNPEIAVELHLGLETVKTHVAAVLAKLGVRDRTQAVIRAYESGFVVPDDGR
- a CDS encoding sensor histidine kinase, translating into MSLTRRAVAATLGPTAFLGLAFVMLGAALALAFALLAGFVVSPLVDAEGVPRWAIVTTAVLLGALLLVVVGAVPAVRRIEGVATESMLLVTFDGGPPQAAAHWHDRWRSVGWLCAHALAGAALAVWAAAVPVVAFERSPWLLAPAILGVPVVAALLVAGLRRLAPVLLGSSLRERVDRLEREAVDLGERHRIAREIHDSVGHALSLVTVQAAAAARVQHSDPDFVAEALAAIEGAARRAAGELDHVLGLLRVEDVPRRPSPDLTALPDLVAAARRAGLDVTLEVPSPAVELPQVVSRELYRVTQEALSNVLRHGSGPCHVRLDRGDRAVTLEVTNGAGPAASRAGGRRGHGLRGIRERAAAIGGTATAGPVDDGWRLHVVLPLGAAR